One window of Erwinia aphidicola genomic DNA carries:
- a CDS encoding TetR/AcrR family transcriptional regulator, with product MKVKTEARREAIVEAAAQLFQEMGYERASMNELAKRLGGSKTTLYNYFPSKEELFSAVIRTYATQHLTDAACALDTSVSKGLSLTEKLQLFGEQMLQVMTTNNTALAVYRMVVAEAGHSEMGMLFYESGPRESIERLARLFSSAMDSGVLRMGDPQIRALQFLALLTAEIEIRIYQRNAPPLSVKRVSEMTACAVRMFMAGAGK from the coding sequence ATGAAAGTCAAAACGGAAGCCCGCCGTGAGGCGATTGTGGAAGCTGCCGCTCAGCTCTTCCAGGAAATGGGGTATGAACGCGCCTCAATGAATGAGCTGGCGAAGCGGCTGGGTGGCTCGAAAACCACGCTGTATAACTATTTCCCCTCGAAAGAGGAGCTGTTTAGCGCGGTGATCCGCACCTATGCGACGCAGCACCTGACCGACGCCGCCTGTGCGCTGGATACCTCCGTCAGCAAAGGCCTGTCGCTGACCGAGAAGCTGCAGCTGTTCGGTGAGCAGATGCTGCAGGTGATGACCACCAACAACACCGCGCTGGCGGTATACCGCATGGTGGTGGCTGAAGCCGGTCATTCGGAGATGGGGATGCTGTTTTATGAATCAGGGCCGCGTGAGAGCATTGAACGGCTGGCGCGACTGTTCTCCAGCGCGATGGACAGCGGCGTGCTGCGCATGGGCGACCCGCAGATCCGCGCGCTGCAGTTCCTCGCCCTGCTGACTGCAGAAATTGAGATCCGCATTTATCAGCGCAACGCGCCGCCGCTAAGCGTGAAGCGGGTCAGCGAGATGACCGCCTGTGCGGTAAGAATGTTTATGGCTGGCGCAGGAAAGTAG
- a CDS encoding SelT/SelW/SelH family protein, translating into MKTLPAVTITYCSQCNWMLRASWMAQELLHTFSTDLGSVTLIPGTGGVYQIAIHDQIIWDRKTDNGFPDAAEIKRRLRAVCFPERDLGHIDQHVKPAE; encoded by the coding sequence ATGAAAACTCTGCCTGCTGTCACTATCACCTACTGCTCCCAGTGCAACTGGATGCTGCGCGCCAGCTGGATGGCGCAGGAGCTGCTGCACACCTTTAGCACCGACCTTGGCTCGGTTACGCTGATACCCGGCACCGGAGGTGTTTACCAGATTGCGATCCACGACCAGATAATCTGGGACCGCAAAACTGATAACGGTTTTCCCGATGCCGCCGAGATCAAACGCCGCCTGCGCGCCGTCTGCTTCCCCGAGCGTGACCTTGGCCATATTGACCAGCACGTGAAACCGGCCGAATAA
- a CDS encoding MFS transporter gives MDISDVNTRPTRRRYLTLLMIFITVVICYVDRANLAVASAHIQEEFGISKAQMGYVFSAFAWLYTLCQIPGGWFLDRVGSRLTYFIAIFGWSVATLLQGFASGLMSLIGLRAITGIFEAPAFPTNNRLVTSWFPEQERASAVGFYTSGQFVGLAFLTPLLIWIQEILSWHWVFIITGGIGIIWSFVWIKVYQAPRKSQGINQAELEYIRDGGAMIDGDAPSEKKNRVKMTAADWKLVFHRKLCGVYLGQFAVTSTLWFFLTWFPNYLTQEKHIAALTAGFMTTVPFLAAFFGVILSGIVADRLVRSGRSLGFARKTPIICGLLISTCIMGANYTNDPVWIMVLMAVAFFGNGFASITWSLVSSLAPVRLIGLTGGVFNFIGGLGGITVPLVVGYLAQDYGFSPALIYISVVALIGALSYILLVGDVKRVG, from the coding sequence ATGGACATCTCTGACGTTAATACCAGGCCTACGCGTCGGCGTTATTTAACCCTGCTGATGATTTTTATTACCGTGGTGATTTGCTATGTCGACCGCGCCAACCTGGCGGTGGCCTCGGCACATATTCAGGAAGAGTTTGGCATAAGCAAAGCGCAGATGGGCTACGTCTTCTCGGCCTTTGCATGGCTGTATACCCTGTGCCAGATTCCCGGCGGCTGGTTCCTTGACCGCGTCGGTTCGCGCCTGACCTATTTCATCGCCATCTTCGGCTGGTCGGTGGCGACGCTGCTGCAAGGCTTTGCCAGCGGATTAATGTCGCTGATTGGCCTGCGCGCGATTACCGGTATCTTTGAAGCGCCGGCGTTCCCGACCAATAATCGCCTGGTGACCAGCTGGTTCCCGGAGCAGGAGCGTGCTTCGGCCGTGGGTTTTTACACTTCAGGGCAGTTTGTCGGCCTGGCATTTCTGACGCCGCTGCTGATCTGGATCCAGGAGATACTGAGCTGGCACTGGGTGTTTATCATTACCGGCGGCATCGGCATTATCTGGTCATTTGTCTGGATCAAAGTCTACCAGGCTCCGCGCAAAAGCCAGGGTATCAACCAGGCCGAGCTGGAGTACATTCGCGACGGCGGGGCGATGATCGACGGCGATGCCCCCTCAGAGAAGAAAAACCGCGTTAAAATGACGGCGGCTGACTGGAAGCTGGTGTTCCACCGCAAGCTGTGCGGCGTTTACCTCGGGCAGTTTGCCGTGACCTCGACGCTGTGGTTTTTCCTCACCTGGTTCCCTAACTATTTGACCCAGGAGAAACATATTGCGGCACTTACCGCTGGCTTTATGACGACCGTGCCGTTCCTCGCTGCCTTTTTCGGGGTGATCCTCTCCGGCATTGTCGCCGACCGTCTGGTGCGCAGCGGCCGCTCGTTGGGCTTTGCGCGTAAAACGCCGATCATCTGCGGGCTGCTGATCTCCACCTGCATTATGGGCGCCAACTACACCAACGATCCGGTTTGGATCATGGTACTGATGGCGGTGGCGTTCTTCGGCAACGGCTTTGCTTCAATCACCTGGTCGCTGGTCTCTTCGCTGGCGCCGGTGCGTCTGATTGGTTTAACCGGTGGGGTATTCAACTTTATTGGCGGGCTGGGTGGCATCACCGTGCCGCTGGTGGTGGGCTATCTGGCGCAGGATTATGGCTTCTCCCCGGCGCTGATCTATATCTCGGTGGTGGCGCTGATTGGTGCGCTCTCCTACATCCTGCTGGTCGGTGACGTGAAGCGCGTCGGTTAA
- the dgoD gene encoding galactonate dehydratase, whose product MKITKLTTYRLPPRWMFLKIETDEGVFGWGEPVIEGGARSVEAAVHEMSHYLIGQDPARINDLWQVMYRGGFYRGGPTLMSAIAGIDQALWDIKGKVLGVPVYQLLGGLVRDSIKAYSWVGGDRPADAIAGIKKLRTIGFDTFKLNGCEEMGIIDNSRKIDTAVNTVAQIREAFGSEIEFGLDFHGRVSAPMAKVLIKELEPYRPLFIEEPVLAEQAEYYPKLAAQTHIPLAAGERMFSRFEFKRVLEAGGLAILQPDLSHAGGITECYKIAAMAESYDVALAPHCPLGPIALAACLHVDFVSRNAVFQEQSMGIHYNKGAELLDYVINKDDFKMDGGHFYPLNKPGLGVEINEELVIERSKNAPDWRNPLWRFADGSVAEW is encoded by the coding sequence ATGAAAATTACCAAACTGACGACTTACCGCCTACCGCCGCGCTGGATGTTCCTCAAAATTGAAACTGACGAAGGCGTATTCGGTTGGGGCGAGCCGGTAATAGAAGGGGGGGCACGCAGCGTGGAAGCGGCGGTGCACGAGATGTCACACTATCTGATCGGCCAGGATCCGGCGCGCATCAACGATCTCTGGCAGGTCATGTATCGCGGCGGCTTCTATCGCGGTGGCCCAACCCTGATGAGCGCCATTGCGGGCATCGACCAGGCGCTGTGGGATATTAAGGGCAAAGTGCTCGGCGTCCCGGTCTATCAGCTGCTGGGCGGGCTGGTGCGCGACAGCATCAAAGCCTACAGCTGGGTCGGCGGCGACCGCCCGGCAGATGCCATCGCAGGGATCAAAAAGCTGCGCACCATCGGCTTCGACACCTTTAAGCTGAACGGCTGTGAAGAGATGGGCATTATCGATAACTCGCGTAAGATCGATACCGCCGTCAATACCGTGGCGCAGATCCGTGAAGCGTTCGGCAGTGAGATTGAGTTCGGCCTCGACTTCCACGGCCGCGTCAGTGCGCCAATGGCGAAAGTGCTGATCAAAGAGCTGGAGCCGTATCGTCCGCTGTTTATCGAAGAGCCGGTGCTGGCAGAGCAGGCGGAGTACTATCCGAAACTGGCGGCACAAACCCATATTCCGCTTGCCGCCGGTGAGCGCATGTTCTCGCGCTTCGAGTTTAAACGCGTGCTGGAAGCGGGCGGTCTCGCTATCCTGCAACCCGATCTCTCCCACGCGGGCGGCATTACCGAGTGCTATAAAATTGCCGCGATGGCTGAATCTTACGATGTGGCGCTGGCGCCGCACTGCCCGCTGGGACCGATTGCGCTGGCAGCCTGCCTGCACGTCGATTTTGTCTCGCGCAATGCGGTATTCCAGGAGCAGAGTATGGGCATCCATTATAATAAAGGCGCCGAACTTCTCGACTACGTGATTAATAAAGACGACTTTAAAATGGATGGCGGTCATTTCTATCCGTTAAATAAACCCGGCCTCGGCGTAGAAATAAACGAAGAGCTGGTGATTGAGCGCAGTAAAAATGCCCCGGACTGGCGTAATCCATTGTGGCGTTTCGCGGATGGTTCCGTGGCGGAATGGTAA
- a CDS encoding 2-dehydro-3-deoxy-6-phosphogalactonate aldolase, which yields MSWQTKLPLIAILRGIRPQEAQEHIAALIAAGFDAIEIPLNSPEWAVSISEAVKNFGDKALIGAGTVLKVEQVEQLAQIKSQLVVTPNTNAKVIRRAVDCGMVVAAGCATATEAFTALEAGAQTLKIFPSSAFGPDYIKALKAVLPADVPVFAVGGVTPENLKDFMAAGCIGAGLGSDLYRAGQPLARTVEQAQAFIHAYKDALR from the coding sequence ATGAGCTGGCAGACTAAATTACCGTTAATCGCCATTTTACGCGGCATCCGTCCGCAGGAAGCGCAGGAGCATATTGCCGCGCTGATCGCCGCAGGGTTCGACGCCATCGAGATCCCACTTAACTCCCCGGAGTGGGCGGTCAGCATTAGCGAAGCCGTGAAGAACTTCGGCGATAAAGCACTGATCGGTGCTGGAACGGTACTGAAAGTGGAGCAGGTTGAGCAGCTGGCGCAGATCAAAAGCCAGCTGGTGGTGACGCCAAATACCAACGCCAAGGTGATCCGCCGGGCGGTCGATTGCGGGATGGTGGTGGCAGCCGGGTGCGCGACCGCGACCGAAGCGTTTACCGCGCTGGAAGCCGGTGCGCAAACCCTGAAAATCTTCCCGTCCTCCGCCTTTGGCCCTGACTATATCAAAGCCCTGAAGGCGGTGCTGCCTGCCGACGTTCCGGTGTTTGCCGTCGGCGGCGTGACTCCGGAAAACTTAAAAGATTTTATGGCGGCGGGCTGCATTGGCGCCGGGCTGGGCAGCGATCTCTACCGCGCCGGGCAGCCGCTGGCGCGCACCGTTGAACAGGCTCAGGCATTTATTCACGCTTATAAGGACGCGTTACGATGA
- a CDS encoding 2-dehydro-3-deoxygalactonokinase — protein MNSYIAIDWGSTNLRAWHYQQGACVEQRRSEAGVTRLNGRSCAEVFAEVTAGWPVDAVPVVMAGMVGSNAGWQPVPYLSCPVRLSDIAARLTRVDNRAWVVPGLSVEREDNANVMRGEETQLLGAHQLAPADVYVMPGTHAKWVQAEAEQIIDFRTVMTGELHHLLLTQSLVGAGLPEQREDRAAFRDGLAVGSSDRSILSRLFEVRAAHVLGVRDRATISDFLSGLLIGHEAALMAGQYALKAGRPVTIIAGEALAQRYQQALRFVGLNTQTLAGDSAFQHGIRSIANELAD, from the coding sequence GTGAACAGCTATATCGCCATCGACTGGGGATCCACCAATTTACGCGCGTGGCACTATCAGCAGGGCGCATGTGTCGAACAGCGCCGCTCAGAGGCGGGCGTCACGCGCCTTAACGGGCGCAGCTGCGCGGAAGTGTTTGCCGAAGTGACCGCCGGCTGGCCGGTGGATGCCGTGCCAGTGGTGATGGCCGGGATGGTCGGCAGCAACGCGGGCTGGCAGCCGGTGCCGTACCTCAGCTGCCCGGTGCGCTTAAGCGACATTGCCGCTCGCCTGACCCGCGTCGATAACCGTGCCTGGGTGGTGCCCGGGCTGAGCGTAGAGCGGGAGGATAACGCCAACGTCATGCGCGGTGAAGAGACGCAGCTGCTGGGCGCACATCAGCTGGCCCCGGCGGACGTTTACGTGATGCCCGGCACCCATGCCAAGTGGGTGCAGGCCGAAGCGGAGCAGATTATCGATTTTCGTACCGTGATGACCGGTGAGCTGCACCACCTGCTGTTAACGCAGTCGCTGGTGGGGGCGGGGCTGCCTGAGCAGCGTGAGGATCGCGCCGCTTTTCGCGACGGGCTGGCGGTAGGCAGCAGCGACCGCTCCATTCTCTCCCGGCTGTTTGAAGTGCGTGCGGCACACGTGCTGGGGGTGCGTGACCGGGCGACGATTAGCGATTTTCTCTCCGGGCTGTTAATTGGCCACGAAGCGGCGCTGATGGCCGGGCAGTACGCGTTGAAGGCCGGGCGTCCGGTGACGATTATAGCCGGGGAGGCGCTGGCGCAACGCTATCAGCAGGCGCTGCGTTTTGTCGGCCTCAATACACAAACGCTGGCGGGCGATAGCGCCTTCCAGCATGGGATAAGGAGCATAGCCAATGAGCTGGCAGACTAA
- a CDS encoding FadR/GntR family transcriptional regulator produces MTQEQLSKTERIILTLGEEIVSGKYVPGGALPAEAELCERFTTSRNIIREVFRSLMAKRLMEMKRYRGAFVTLRNQWNYLDSDVLRWSLAHDDDPRLIAAMNEVRVLVEPQIARWSAERATSSDLANIEMAWNEMVANRRDRDAFNQADIRYHEAVMASVHNPVLQQLNVAIGELQKAVFDRTFMPDEANMPRTLEEHKALLDAIRHQDADAAEQAAKTMIASSTGRLKEIM; encoded by the coding sequence ATGACGCAAGAACAGCTAAGTAAAACCGAACGCATCATCCTGACCCTGGGCGAGGAGATCGTTTCGGGCAAATATGTTCCCGGCGGCGCGCTGCCTGCCGAAGCCGAGCTGTGCGAACGCTTTACCACCTCGCGCAATATTATTCGCGAGGTGTTTCGCTCACTGATGGCGAAACGCCTGATGGAGATGAAGCGCTATCGCGGCGCGTTCGTCACCCTGCGCAACCAGTGGAACTATCTCGACAGCGACGTGCTGCGCTGGTCGCTGGCGCATGATGACGACCCGCGCCTGATCGCCGCCATGAACGAAGTGCGCGTGCTGGTAGAGCCGCAAATTGCGCGCTGGTCGGCGGAGCGCGCCACCTCCAGCGATCTGGCGAATATCGAGATGGCCTGGAACGAGATGGTGGCGAACCGCCGCGATCGCGATGCCTTTAACCAGGCGGATATTCGCTACCACGAAGCGGTGATGGCCTCGGTGCATAACCCGGTGCTGCAACAGCTTAACGTTGCGATTGGCGAGCTGCAAAAAGCGGTGTTTGACCGCACCTTTATGCCGGACGAAGCCAATATGCCGCGTACGCTGGAGGAGCATAAAGCTCTGCTGGATGCCATTCGCCATCAGGATGCCGATGCCGCTGAGCAGGCGGCGAAAACCATGATTGCCAGCTCAACGGGGCGCCTTAAGGAGATAATGTGA